A region of the Agromyces sp. CF514 genome:
ACCCACGAGGGCGCCGTGATCGACGAGGTGCCGCTCGACGCGATCGGGCGACTTCGGCTCGACGTGCTCGAGGCGCTGCTCGCCGAGCACGCGGCATCCGTCGCCCTCGTCACGATGCTCTGGGCCAACAACGAGGTGGGCACGATCCAGCCGGTCGCCGAGGTCGCGCGCCTGACGGCCGCGGCGGGCGTGCCGCTGCACGTCGACGCCGTGTCGGCGTACGGGCAGGTGCCGATCGACGTGCGGGCGCTGCGTCGCGAAACGAACGCGCCGCGCGGCGCCGGGCTCGTCGCGCTCAGCGTTTCGGCGCACAAGATCGGCGGGCCCACGGGCATCGGCGCGCTCGTGCTCGACCGGTCGGCCGCGCTCGAGCCGCTCATCCACGGCGGCGGGCAGCAGCGCAAGGTGCGGTCGGGCACGCAGGACGTCGCGGCCGCCGCGGGCTTCGCCGCCGCCGCCGAGGCCGTGCAGGCCCACCTCGCCGTCGACGCCGCGCGCATGGCGTCCCTCCGCGACCGGCTCATCGCGGGCGCGCTCGCCGCGGTCGACGGCGTGCACCTCTCGGGCGACCCCGACTCCGAGGGCCGGCTGCCCGGCAACGTGCACCTCTCGTTCGACGGATGCGAGGGCGACTCGCTCC
Encoded here:
- a CDS encoding cysteine desulfurase family protein, which translates into the protein MPVYLDHAATTPVRPEAIEAMVDAMRLVGNPASIHSAGQQAKRVLEESRERIAATLGVDGIEVVFTGNGTEAVNLAIKGLWWSRQTDASRPRLIVPAGEHHATVDTVEWLATHEGAVIDEVPLDAIGRLRLDVLEALLAEHAASVALVTMLWANNEVGTIQPVAEVARLTAAAGVPLHVDAVSAYGQVPIDVRALRRETNAPRGAGLVALSVSAHKIGGPTGIGALVLDRSAALEPLIHGGGQQRKVRSGTQDVAAAAGFAAAAEAVQAHLAVDAARMASLRDRLIAGALAAVDGVHLSGDPDSEGRLPGNVHLSFDGCEGDSLLFLLDAAGVAVSTGSACQAGVPEPSHVLMAMGRSEADARGALRITLGHDSTGDDVDAFLAALPAAHAQAVKAGLAARATSFDR